The following are from one region of the Microbacterium sp. BK668 genome:
- a CDS encoding MFS transporter, with translation MMTLTQELRIADERSQRVGWRGWAALVVLMLPVLLVSVDNTVLSFALPQIALDLEPSGTEQLWIIDAYPLVLASLLVTMGTLGDRFGRRRMLLLGATGFAVVSALAAFAPSAAWLIAARAGMGVFGAMLMPSTLSLLRSIFTDRDQRRLAIAIWASMFSAGSALGPIVGGFLLAHFAWGSVFLMAVPVLVPLLVLAPLLVPESRDPHPGRIDPVSIALSLATMVPIVYGIKEVAVHGLSATVGALFAAGAGFGILFVRRQLRADTPMLDMRLFRRPTFTGALLLNLLSVVALVGFLFFVAQHLQLIVGLTPMQAGFALVPGLAAMIVAGLVVVPIAKRFPPRIVVPGALVLSIGGYVVIAVVAGSDSLGAIVGAFVALGIGIGMAETVSNELILSSAPPEKAGAASAVSETAYELGAVLGTAVLGGLLTSLYRTGLVLPAEVPDAAADAARETLAGAMHTADSLGGAVGDAVRDAASHAFDAGVTVTALLGAGLVAIAAIVAATTLGRSRTAPAEH, from the coding sequence ATGATGACTCTCACGCAGGAACTCCGGATCGCCGACGAACGGTCGCAGCGCGTCGGCTGGCGCGGCTGGGCCGCGCTCGTCGTACTCATGCTGCCCGTGCTGCTCGTCTCGGTCGACAACACGGTGCTCAGCTTCGCCCTGCCCCAGATCGCCCTCGACCTCGAGCCGTCGGGCACCGAGCAGCTGTGGATCATCGACGCCTACCCGCTCGTGCTGGCGAGCCTGCTCGTGACCATGGGCACGCTCGGCGACAGGTTCGGACGCCGACGGATGCTGCTCCTCGGCGCCACCGGGTTCGCCGTCGTTTCGGCACTCGCGGCGTTCGCTCCGAGCGCCGCGTGGCTCATCGCCGCGCGCGCGGGCATGGGGGTCTTCGGCGCGATGCTCATGCCGTCGACCCTGTCGCTCCTGCGAAGCATCTTCACCGATCGCGACCAGCGCCGGCTCGCGATCGCCATCTGGGCCTCCATGTTCTCGGCGGGCTCGGCGCTCGGGCCGATCGTCGGCGGGTTCCTCCTCGCGCACTTCGCGTGGGGCTCGGTGTTCCTCATGGCCGTGCCGGTGCTGGTGCCGCTCCTCGTGCTCGCACCGCTGCTCGTCCCCGAGAGCCGCGACCCGCACCCCGGTCGCATCGACCCGGTCAGCATCGCGCTGTCGCTGGCGACGATGGTGCCGATCGTCTACGGCATCAAGGAGGTCGCCGTCCACGGGCTGAGCGCGACCGTCGGGGCGCTCTTCGCCGCCGGCGCGGGCTTCGGCATCCTGTTCGTCCGTCGGCAGCTCCGCGCCGATACGCCGATGCTCGACATGCGGCTCTTCCGCCGCCCCACCTTCACCGGCGCTCTCCTGTTGAACCTGCTGAGCGTCGTGGCGCTCGTCGGCTTCCTCTTCTTCGTCGCGCAGCACCTGCAGCTCATCGTCGGGCTCACCCCGATGCAGGCGGGCTTCGCCCTCGTGCCGGGGCTCGCCGCGATGATCGTCGCGGGACTCGTCGTGGTGCCGATCGCCAAGCGCTTCCCGCCGCGGATCGTCGTGCCGGGTGCGCTCGTGCTCTCGATCGGGGGTTACGTCGTCATCGCGGTCGTCGCCGGCAGCGACAGCCTCGGCGCCATCGTCGGGGCCTTCGTCGCGCTCGGCATCGGGATCGGCATGGCCGAGACCGTCTCGAACGAGCTGATCCTCTCCAGCGCTCCGCCCGAGAAGGCCGGCGCCGCGAGCGCCGTCTCGGAGACTGCATACGAGCTCGGCGCCGTGCTAGGCACGGCTGTCCTCGGAGGTCTTCTCACGTCGCTCTACCGCACCGGGCTCGTGCTTCCCGCCGAGGTGCCGGACGCTGCGGCCGACGCGGCGCGCGAGACCCTGGCCGGCGCGATGCACACGGCCGACTCCCTCGGCGGTGCCGTAGGGGACGCGGTGCGGGATGCCGCCTCCCACGCCTTCGACGCGGGTGTCACCGTGACGGCGCTCCTCGGAGCCGGGCTCGTGGCGATCGCCGCGATCGTCGCGGCCACTACCCTGGGAAGGTCCCGCACCGCGCCGGCCGAGCACTGA
- a CDS encoding 3-isopropylmalate dehydrogenase, whose protein sequence is MSRVVKLAVIPGDGIGPEVIAEAEKVLDAATAASGLRFDKTRYALGAARFLETGDTLTDADLESIKEHDAILLGAVGGVPGDPRLKDANIERGLLLKLRFELDHYVNLRPSKLYPGAPGPLADPGEIDFVVVREGTEGPYVGNGGSIRRGTAHEVANETSVNTAFGVERVVRYAFDLAERRRGKLTLVHKTNVLVHAGGIWKRVVDEVAKVHPEVAVDYLHVDAATIHLVTNPGRFDVIVTDNLFGDILTDLAGAVTGGIGLAASGNINPDGALPSMFEPVHGSAPDIAGTQKADPTAAILSTALLLDHLGLRDEAGRVTRAVEDDIAERGASARTTPQIGDAIAARLQP, encoded by the coding sequence ATGTCGCGCGTCGTGAAGCTCGCTGTCATCCCGGGTGACGGCATCGGTCCCGAGGTCATCGCCGAGGCGGAGAAGGTGCTGGATGCCGCGACCGCCGCTAGCGGCCTCCGCTTCGACAAGACGCGATACGCACTCGGAGCCGCGCGCTTCCTCGAGACGGGCGACACCCTCACCGACGCCGACCTCGAGTCGATCAAGGAGCACGACGCCATCCTCCTCGGCGCGGTCGGGGGAGTGCCGGGCGACCCGCGCCTCAAGGACGCCAACATCGAGCGGGGTCTGCTGCTGAAGCTGCGCTTCGAGCTCGACCACTATGTCAACCTGCGCCCCTCGAAGCTGTACCCCGGCGCGCCGGGACCCCTCGCCGATCCGGGCGAGATCGACTTCGTCGTCGTCCGCGAGGGCACGGAGGGCCCCTACGTCGGAAACGGGGGCTCGATCCGGCGCGGAACGGCGCACGAGGTCGCGAACGAGACATCCGTCAACACCGCGTTCGGCGTCGAGCGGGTCGTGCGGTACGCGTTCGACCTCGCCGAGCGGCGCCGCGGCAAGCTGACGCTCGTGCACAAGACGAACGTCCTGGTGCACGCGGGCGGGATCTGGAAGCGCGTCGTCGACGAGGTGGCGAAGGTGCACCCCGAGGTCGCCGTAGACTACCTCCACGTCGACGCGGCCACGATCCACCTGGTCACGAACCCCGGCCGATTCGACGTGATCGTCACCGACAACCTCTTCGGCGACATCCTGACCGACCTGGCCGGCGCCGTCACCGGAGGCATCGGCCTCGCCGCTTCGGGCAACATCAACCCCGACGGCGCGCTCCCCTCGATGTTCGAGCCCGTGCACGGATCGGCGCCCGACATCGCGGGCACACAGAAGGCCGATCCCACGGCCGCGATCCTGTCCACCGCCCTGCTGCTCGATCACCTCGGGCTGCGAGACGAAGCCGGCCGCGTCACCCGCGCGGTCGAGGACGACATCGCCGAACGCGGCGCCTCTGCCCGCACGACACCGCAGATCGGCGACGCCATCGCAGCCAGGCTGCAGCCCTGA
- a CDS encoding branched-chain amino acid aminotransferase, with amino-acid sequence MTMIDTDPDTGLAPLEFAVTKNLAAKSPAQREEILADPGFGMSFTDHMVDICWSVGGGWHRPRVSPYGPITLDPAAAVLHYGQEIFEGIKAYRHADGSIHTFRPDQNARRLQRSARRLALPELPAPYFIQSLRELIAVDGAWVPSGDDQSLYLRPFMFAKEAFLGVRPAHKVAYYLIASPAGAYFKGGATPVSIWLSEDYARAGKGGTGAAKTGGNYAASLLPQSEAYENECDQVVFLDQDRNVEELGGMNVVFVYKDGTLVTPQSDSILEGITRDSILQLAIDRGHKVEGRAVPFDEWREGVASGDIVEVFACGTAAVVTPIGMLKGKDFLDEQPTGSLALELREELTDIQYGRREDRHNWLLRLDA; translated from the coding sequence ATGACCATGATCGACACCGACCCCGACACCGGACTCGCCCCCCTCGAGTTCGCCGTCACGAAGAACCTCGCCGCCAAGAGCCCGGCCCAGCGCGAGGAGATCCTCGCCGATCCCGGATTCGGGATGAGCTTCACCGACCACATGGTCGACATCTGCTGGTCGGTGGGCGGTGGCTGGCACCGTCCGCGGGTGTCGCCCTACGGCCCGATCACCCTCGACCCCGCGGCGGCGGTCCTCCACTACGGTCAGGAGATCTTCGAGGGCATCAAGGCCTACCGGCACGCCGACGGCTCGATCCACACGTTCCGTCCCGACCAGAACGCCCGGCGCCTGCAGCGCTCCGCCCGCCGCCTCGCGCTGCCGGAACTGCCCGCGCCGTACTTCATCCAGTCGCTGCGCGAGCTCATCGCGGTCGACGGTGCGTGGGTGCCCTCCGGCGACGACCAGAGCCTGTACCTGCGCCCGTTCATGTTCGCCAAGGAGGCCTTCCTCGGCGTTCGTCCCGCGCACAAGGTCGCCTACTACCTCATCGCCTCGCCCGCCGGGGCCTACTTCAAGGGCGGCGCCACGCCCGTGTCGATCTGGCTCAGTGAGGACTACGCGCGCGCCGGCAAGGGCGGCACGGGAGCGGCCAAGACGGGCGGCAACTACGCCGCGAGCCTCCTGCCGCAGTCGGAGGCGTACGAGAACGAGTGCGACCAGGTCGTCTTCCTCGACCAGGACCGCAACGTCGAAGAGCTCGGCGGCATGAACGTCGTCTTCGTCTACAAGGACGGGACCCTCGTGACGCCGCAGTCCGACTCGATCCTCGAGGGCATCACGCGCGACTCGATCCTGCAGCTCGCGATCGACCGCGGGCACAAGGTCGAGGGACGAGCCGTGCCCTTCGACGAGTGGCGCGAAGGGGTCGCCTCCGGCGACATCGTCGAGGTGTTCGCGTGCGGCACCGCCGCCGTGGTGACCCCCATCGGCATGCTCAAGGGCAAGGACTTCCTCGACGAGCAGCCCACCGGCTCTCTCGCGCTGGAGCTGCGCGAGGAGCTCACCGACATCCAGTACGGCCGCCGGGAAGACAGGCACAACTGGCTGCTGCGCCTGGACGCCTGA